A region from the Tachyglossus aculeatus isolate mTacAcu1 chromosome Y4, mTacAcu1.pri, whole genome shotgun sequence genome encodes:
- the RRS1 gene encoding ribosome biogenesis regulatory protein homolog, with product MTVPAEVLARAERDEAEKRRRLTVPKELELEFDLGHLLATDRNCTAALKRRAGPGLEPGLRALARDNTQLLVNRLWRLPATRVEEAVVVRLPEPATRLPREKPPPKARPPTRWQQFARLKGIRARKRPGLVWDEARREWRRRWGYRRAGDPTEDWLIEVPDHADPLQDQFAERARAKKERVARNELNRLRNIARAHNVPLPGPGGLRPTGHQDRDELGRAERVAKRSTASVGRFQERLPKEKAPRASGRRRRFRPLLGDLAAERKAQMDVLRLLGSKKPRLDVARAANKQMREEDREEAAAKRRKMGPRGKRKGGRPGTGPGTGKRRGAPPGGKKKKGGKRRK from the coding sequence ATGACGGTCCCGGCGGAGGTGCTGGCCCGGGCGGAGCGGGACGAGGCGGAGAAGCGGCGGCGGCTGACGGTGCCcaaggagctggagctggagttCGACCTGGGCCACCTGCTCGCCACCGACCGCAACTGCACGGCCGCCCTAAagcggcgggccgggccggggctggAGCCGGGCCTGCGGGCCCTGGCCCGGGACAACACCCAGCTCCTCGTCAACCGGCTGTGGCGGCTGCCGGCGACGCGGGTGGAGGAGGCGGTGGTGGTGCGGCTGCCCGAGCCCGCCACCCGCCTGCCCCGGGAGAAGCCGCCGCCCAAGGCGCGGCCGCCCACCCGCTGGCAGCAGTTCGCCCGCCTCAAGGGCATCCGCGCCCGCAAGAGGCCCGGCCTGGTGTGGGACGAGGCCCGGCGGGAGTGGCGGCGTCGCTGGGGCTACCGCCGGGCCGGGGACCCCACCGAGGACTGGCTCATCGAGGTGCCCGACCACGCCGACCCTTTGCAGGACCAGTTCGCCGAGAGGGCCCGCGCCAAGAAGGAGCGGGTGGCCCGGAACGAGCTCAACCGGCTGCGCAACATCGCCCGGGCCCACAACGTCCCCCTGCCCGGCCCGGGGGGGCTGCGACCCACCGGACACCAGGACCGGGACGAGCTGGGCCGGGCCGAGCGGGTGGCCAAGCGATCCACCGCCTCCGTCGGACGCTTCCAGGAGCGGCTGCCCAAGGAGAAAGCCCCGAGGGCTTCCGGGAGGAGGAGGCGTTTCCGGCCGCTCCTCGGCGACCTGGCGGCCGAGAGGAAGGCCCAGATGGACGTGCTCCGCCTCCTGGGCAGCAAGAAGCCCAGGCTGGACGTCGCCCGAGCCGCCAACAAGCAGATGCGggaggaggaccgggaggaggcggcggccaagaggaggaagatgggaccGAGGGGCAAGCGCAAGGGTGGGCGGCCCGGGACCGGGCCCGGGACCGGCAAGCGCCGGGgggcccccccggggggcaagaagaagaagggagggaagcggAGGAAGTGA